A window of the Sneathiella sp. P13V-1 genome harbors these coding sequences:
- the dksA gene encoding RNA polymerase-binding protein DksA, which yields MNVHISEDYRPSEDEEFMNPRQLEYFRKKLTQWRSEILADASQTIAHLQEETVKEPDIADRASTESERALELRTRDRQRKLIGKIDAALRRIDEGDYGYCDETGEPISLRRLEARPVATLSLEAQERHERREKVYRDD from the coding sequence ATGAATGTTCATATTTCTGAAGATTATCGCCCTTCTGAGGACGAAGAGTTTATGAACCCTCGTCAGCTGGAGTATTTTCGAAAGAAGCTAACACAGTGGCGGTCTGAAATTTTAGCGGACGCAAGCCAGACAATTGCACATCTTCAGGAAGAAACGGTGAAAGAACCGGATATCGCCGATCGTGCATCTACAGAATCAGAACGTGCACTGGAACTTAGAACAAGAGATCGTCAGCGTAAGTTAATTGGCAAGATTGACGCTGCCCTTCGTCGGATTGATGAAGGTGACTATGGTTACTGTGATGAAACGGGTGAACCGATCTCTTTAAGACGGTTGGAAGCTCGTCCCGTTGCTACTCTAAGTCTTGAGGCGCAGGAACGGCATGAGCGCCGCGAAAAAGTTTATCGGGATGATTAA
- a CDS encoding flagellar assembly protein FliX, producing MRVTGPGRVSTTQKSKGTKSASSAGAKFSIPNQMPEVATPTNVASASPIASVDAIVALQGMDDSVSSNKKALQKGMDILERLEEIRHGLLIGAIPIDGLRNLQATLEQLDSTVEDPKLAEIIKDIEVRAAVELAKLGF from the coding sequence ATGCGAGTAACCGGTCCAGGTCGCGTTAGCACAACCCAGAAAAGCAAAGGCACCAAGTCTGCTTCAAGCGCGGGCGCGAAATTTTCAATTCCAAATCAGATGCCGGAAGTTGCAACCCCAACTAATGTGGCTTCCGCCTCTCCCATTGCGTCTGTTGATGCGATTGTTGCGTTGCAGGGAATGGATGATTCCGTTTCCAGCAATAAAAAAGCCCTGCAAAAAGGGATGGATATTCTAGAGAGACTAGAAGAAATTCGTCATGGTTTGCTGATCGGTGCCATCCCTATAGATGGCTTGCGGAACCTTCAAGCAACGTTAGAGCAGCTTGATAGTACGGTGGAAGACCCGAAACTGGCGGAAATTATTAAAGATATTGAAGTGCGTGCGGCGGTAGAACTGGCGAAGCTCGGATTTTAG
- a CDS encoding flagellar basal body P-ring protein FlgI: protein MRFDTIQKLVSNKSSVIVAAKKTLAAITLLCFTFSNAQGASRIKDIADFEGVRDNILVGYGLVVGLDGTGDGLNNSPFTQQSLEAMLERLGVNTRGADAKTDNVAAVVVTATLPPFARQGTTIDVAISSIGDAESLLGGTLIVTPLMAADGEVYAVAQGSVNVAGFSAGGEAVTVTKGVPTAGRIANGAIVERELSFDLASMSSLRISLRNPDFTTSRRIEQAINKFAGNNIAKSTDPSTVVLNLQGSKRKDMVSLITDIEQLKVQPDQIARVVIDEQSGIIVIGQEVKVDTVAIAQGNLTVKITETPQVSQPTPFSEGGETVVVPRTEVEVTEDEDRKLTVLSSGVRLQDLVDGLNALGIGPRDMISILQAIKAAGALQAEIELM from the coding sequence ATGAGATTTGATACCATTCAAAAGCTTGTCAGCAACAAAAGCAGCGTTATTGTGGCCGCCAAAAAAACACTGGCTGCCATAACACTCCTTTGCTTTACATTCAGTAATGCGCAGGGCGCATCTCGTATTAAGGACATTGCAGATTTTGAAGGTGTTCGCGACAATATCCTTGTGGGGTATGGATTGGTCGTTGGCTTGGATGGTACAGGCGATGGCCTCAACAACTCCCCGTTCACACAACAAAGCCTTGAAGCCATGTTGGAACGCCTTGGTGTCAACACCCGAGGCGCAGATGCTAAAACAGACAATGTGGCGGCCGTTGTCGTAACGGCTACACTGCCTCCGTTCGCCCGACAGGGAACTACCATTGATGTCGCTATCAGTTCCATAGGTGATGCGGAAAGCCTGCTTGGCGGCACATTGATCGTCACTCCTCTTATGGCTGCTGATGGTGAAGTCTATGCCGTCGCACAAGGTTCGGTGAATGTTGCCGGTTTTAGCGCTGGCGGCGAAGCTGTTACAGTTACAAAAGGCGTACCAACTGCCGGACGTATCGCAAATGGCGCCATTGTGGAGCGTGAACTAAGTTTCGATTTGGCAAGTATGTCTTCTTTGCGCATCTCTCTGCGTAATCCTGACTTTACAACGTCTCGCCGTATTGAGCAGGCCATTAACAAGTTCGCAGGCAACAATATTGCCAAATCAACTGACCCTTCTACTGTGGTGCTTAACCTGCAAGGCAGCAAACGCAAAGATATGGTGTCGTTAATCACGGACATTGAACAACTAAAAGTTCAACCGGATCAAATCGCCAGAGTGGTAATTGATGAACAATCCGGGATCATTGTCATCGGTCAGGAAGTGAAAGTCGACACGGTGGCAATTGCTCAGGGAAATCTCACCGTCAAAATCACCGAAACACCCCAGGTCTCTCAACCCACTCCTTTCTCTGAGGGAGGTGAGACAGTTGTTGTCCCTCGAACAGAGGTTGAGGTGACAGAAGATGAGGATCGGAAATTAACCGTACTCAGCTCAGGTGTTCGCCTTCAGGATCTCGTTGATGGTCTTAATGCTCTTGGCATTGGCCCACGTGACATGATTTCAATACTGCAAGCCATCAAGGCTGCAGGCGCCCTCCAAGCAGAAATCGAGTTGATGTAA
- a CDS encoding rod-binding protein → MTDQIHTTGQISLVKTQGPTGTKQNDLQARKTAEEFEAFFLSQVLNSMSAGIETDATFGGGESEKIFRSMLNDEYAKSMSRSGGGVGIADAVYREILALQEV, encoded by the coding sequence ATGACTGATCAAATTCACACTACTGGTCAGATAAGCCTTGTGAAGACGCAAGGCCCTACTGGCACTAAACAAAATGATCTGCAAGCCCGCAAAACGGCAGAAGAATTTGAAGCCTTCTTCCTAAGTCAGGTCCTCAACAGCATGTCAGCGGGCATCGAAACCGATGCAACCTTTGGCGGAGGCGAGTCCGAAAAGATTTTCCGCTCAATGCTCAATGATGAATACGCAAAATCAATGAGCAGATCAGGTGGCGGCGTGGGCATTGCAGATGCGGTCTACCGTGAAATCCTTGCACTGCAGGAGGTTTAA
- a CDS encoding flagellar protein FlaG encodes MDVAPISKPGVSPIEVKSSEGRTQAFGSRREGEAGALQAIEQQASETQIEDPVRRAEQAIGVFFEEESEPNSRFSIDRDRDSGRFVYRLVNSETGEVVKQFPGDYVLRRVAYYRELEGIAVDSEV; translated from the coding sequence ATGGACGTAGCCCCGATTTCAAAACCGGGGGTTTCTCCGATCGAGGTGAAGAGTTCTGAGGGTCGAACCCAGGCATTCGGAAGTCGTCGAGAGGGTGAAGCAGGCGCTTTGCAGGCGATAGAACAACAGGCATCTGAAACTCAGATTGAGGATCCTGTTCGTCGTGCGGAGCAAGCTATTGGGGTTTTCTTTGAAGAAGAGAGTGAGCCTAATAGCCGGTTTTCGATTGATAGAGATAGAGACAGCGGTCGCTTTGTTTACAGATTGGTTAATTCTGAAACTGGTGAAGTTGTTAAGCAGTTTCCTGGCGATTATGTGCTTCGCCGTGTGGCTTACTATCGTGAGCTCGAAGGAATTGCTGTAGATAGCGAAGTGTGA
- a CDS encoding MarR family winged helix-turn-helix transcriptional regulator, which produces MVEDYREMTRLIERLHRRFLDVVRVELDQIGVKDINAVQALLLVNIGEEEVNVRELMARGYYQGSNASYNLKKLEQKHYLIQEKSERDRRATMIRLSEKGLDLIERLNKSEEAQAQKLANSDPAPDMKLIRSALRQIERIWADQIHFGI; this is translated from the coding sequence GTGGTAGAAGATTATCGCGAAATGACACGGCTGATTGAACGTCTTCACAGACGTTTTCTTGATGTGGTACGCGTTGAGTTAGATCAGATCGGTGTGAAGGATATTAACGCAGTGCAAGCGCTTCTTCTGGTTAATATCGGTGAAGAAGAAGTAAATGTGCGTGAGTTGATGGCACGGGGTTATTATCAAGGATCTAATGCCTCATATAACCTTAAGAAGTTGGAGCAGAAACACTATCTCATTCAGGAAAAATCTGAAAGAGATCGCCGAGCGACAATGATCCGTCTTTCTGAAAAAGGATTAGATCTTATTGAGCGTCTGAACAAGTCCGAAGAAGCTCAGGCGCAAAAACTGGCAAATTCGGATCCGGCACCTGATATGAAGCTTATTCGGAGTGCGTTGAGGCAAATTGAAAGAATTTGGGCAGATCAGATTCATTTCGGCATCTAA
- a CDS encoding DUF2336 domain-containing protein codes for MALSEGLGLNDLIALSRNDSRAARRRLFEDMGSLFLSEEERMTEQERAHISDIMTKLIKEVEMSVRLSLSEKLSDLEEAPEELVTLLANDEIDVARPLLVKSRVLKDPDLLMIIERRSKEHMLAITERDSISPLVSDMLIELGDEDVMEQLIRNNDAEISEEALALLVEESRRVDGFQEPLLARHDLPTELAHKMFWWVSAALRRHIIENFKINPDFLDRQIHRSTQAILDDDSIPEFGETHADRLAAHLEARNDLTERTLIQSLKSNQIRLFLAGLAIKSGLPPQTLGDFVHNRNAESMAVVCKALSFDRNSFSAIFLLTRRGGASTSDGRAAIQPAEVEAVMKFYDNLNVDNAQLVLEHWRMNTGYSEAIDQINGNDNDQMVYL; via the coding sequence ATGGCTTTGAGTGAAGGTTTAGGTTTGAACGATCTGATCGCGCTATCCCGTAATGATAGCCGGGCCGCTCGTAGACGCCTTTTCGAAGATATGGGAAGTTTATTCCTCTCTGAAGAAGAGCGCATGACCGAGCAAGAACGCGCACATATTTCAGACATCATGACCAAGCTGATTAAGGAAGTAGAGATGTCAGTCAGACTATCTCTTTCAGAGAAACTCTCTGACCTTGAGGAAGCCCCAGAAGAACTTGTCACACTGCTTGCCAATGATGAAATTGACGTCGCCCGTCCGCTTCTAGTCAAAAGCCGCGTCCTTAAAGACCCGGATCTCCTCATGATTATCGAGCGGCGCAGCAAGGAACATATGCTTGCCATCACTGAACGGGATAGCATTAGCCCCCTTGTGAGCGACATGCTGATTGAACTGGGTGATGAAGATGTTATGGAACAACTTATCCGTAACAATGATGCAGAGATTTCTGAAGAGGCGCTCGCCTTATTGGTTGAGGAAAGCAGGCGTGTCGACGGTTTTCAAGAGCCCCTACTCGCAAGACACGACTTACCAACCGAACTTGCTCACAAAATGTTCTGGTGGGTATCCGCTGCTCTTAGAAGGCACATTATTGAGAATTTTAAAATCAATCCGGATTTCCTGGATCGGCAAATTCATAGATCAACTCAAGCAATATTGGACGACGATAGCATTCCGGAATTTGGGGAGACACACGCTGATAGGCTGGCAGCACATCTTGAAGCACGAAATGATCTGACAGAGCGTACCTTGATCCAATCTCTCAAAAGCAATCAGATCAGGTTGTTTCTTGCGGGGCTTGCGATCAAATCAGGGCTGCCCCCGCAAACTCTGGGAGATTTCGTCCATAACCGAAATGCTGAGTCCATGGCGGTTGTCTGCAAGGCATTGTCATTTGATAGAAACAGTTTTTCGGCAATTTTTCTGCTCACTCGCCGTGGTGGAGCATCAACGTCAGATGGACGCGCCGCGATCCAGCCGGCCGAGGTCGAGGCAGTTATGAAATTTTATGACAATCTGAATGTGGACAATGCACAGCTTGTGCTGGAACACTGGCGCATGAACACAGGATATTCAGAGGCAATAGATCAAATCAACGGTAACGACAATGATCAGATGGTTTATCTATGA